Proteins encoded by one window of Rhodamnia argentea isolate NSW1041297 chromosome 6, ASM2092103v1, whole genome shotgun sequence:
- the LOC115730839 gene encoding (+)-cis,cis-nepetalactol synthase NEPS3-like: protein MMSSALKKLEGKVAIVTGGASGMGEETVRCFSSHGAKVVIADIQDEKGRDLVESIGSHSCTYVRCDVTDEQQVMSLVQSTLQLYGKLDIMFSNAGVFSSVKQDILDFDVSAFERLFAVNVKGMALCVKHGARAMVDKDTGGSIICTASVVATTGSNEYMDYTMSKHAVLGLVRSASKQLGAHGIRVNCVSPGGVATPMVSNYLGRSKEEIERLLEPTSSLKGVLKAKHVADAVVFLASEDSEFVTGHNLVIDGGFKTQ, encoded by the coding sequence ATGATGAGCTCTGCCTTGAAAAAGCTAGAGGGCAAAGTAGCCATCGTAACCGGCGGCGCGAGTGGCATGGGCGAGGAAACCGTCCGATGCTTCTCCAGTCACGGTGCGAAAGTCGTGATTGCTGACATCCAGGATGAGAAAGGCCGAGACCTCGTGGAATCGATCGGCTCCCACTCCTGCACCTACGTTCGCTGCGATGTCACGGACGAGCAACAGGTGATGTCCTTAGTACAGTCGACCCTTCAATTGTATGGTAAGCTGGACATCATGTTCAGCAATGCGGGAGTGTTCAGTTCTGTCAAACAAGACATTCTCGATTTCGACGTGTCGGCCTTCGAGCGCCTTTTTGCCGTTAACGTCAAAGGCATGGCGTTGTGCGTGAAGCACGGGGCCCGTGCGATGGTCGATAAGGACACAGGGGGAAGCATAATTTGCACGGCGAGCGTCGTGGCGACCACTGGGAGCAACGAGTACATGGACTACACCATGTCTAAGCATGCGGTGCTGGGCTTGGTGAGGTCGGCGAGCAAGCAACTCGGAGCGCACGGCATACGCGTGAACTGCGTGTCTCCAGGAGGGGTCGCGACACCAATGGTATCCAACTACCTCGGCCGGAGCAAAGAGGAAATCGAGAGGCTGTTAGAGCCGACCTCGAGCTTGAAAGGGGTTTTGAAAGCGAAGCACGTGGCCGATGCCGTGGTGTTTCTTGCTTCTGAGGATTCCGAATTTGTGACCGGCCACAACCTCGTCATCGATGGAGGGTTTAAGACGCAGTAG
- the LOC125315668 gene encoding (+)-cis,trans-nepetalactol synthase NEPS2-like, with protein MSKHAVLGLARSASKQLGAYGIRVNCVSPGAIATPLLRGALGVSKEEGERMFESRSCLKGVLKAKHVADAVVFLASEEAEFINGHNLAVDGGCNDGLSQGI; from the coding sequence ATGTCTAAGCACGCCGTGCTGGGTCTGGCGAGGTCAGCGAGCAAGCAACTCGGAGCCTATGGTATACGGGTGAACTGTGTCTCCCCTGGAGCGATCGCCACTCCATTGCTCCGTGGAGCGCTCGGCGTGAGCAAGGAGGAAGGCGAGAGGATGTTCGAATCCAGGTCATGCTTGAAAGGAGTGCTGAAAGCGAAGCATGTGGCCGACGCCGTGGTTTTCCTCGCGTCCGAAGAGGCGGAATTCATCAACGGCCACAATCTGGCGGTCGACGGAGGATGTAATGATGGTCTATCCCAGGGGATCTAG